The genome window GTGGTGTCGAGCAGCGTTCTCTGCTCGCTGGTGAGAGTTAGGCGAGTAATTGCGGTACGTCTCAGGTACTCGTCCGCCACGTCTCTCGATACCGCAGTATGGTACTTAGTGATTATCTCGTGTCACGGGAACTTCACTGCCCTCACCGAGTTCGCTGATCAGAACTCTTCGCGAAACGTACTCTCGAGGACGTGAAAGTGAGGAGAATAAGAAAAGCCTGAGGGGGGATTTGAACCCCCGGTCTCGTCCTTACCAAGGACGCGCTTTACCGCTAAGCTACCCAGGCACGCAACCAGTCGTTGACCGGATTCGACTTTAGGGGTTTCGATTCGTGGGCGCGGCGTCAGGGGATCGACTCCGCTTCGTCGTCCGCCGGTCAGCGGTCGGTCGCGCTGACCGCCCGCTCCGAGATGTCCGCGATGCGGTCGGCGGTCGCGTCCGGCAGCGCGCGGCCCGCTGGCGGGAACTCGCCGTCGCAGTCGGCGGCGAGGTCGCGGGCGTACGCGAGCAGTTCCTCGGGCGGGTCGCCGCCGACGGCGGTGGTGCCGGCGACGACGGCGAGTTCGAGGGCGTCTACCTCCAGGTTGCGGTCGAGTCCGGCCGCCGTCTCGGCGTCCGTGCCCTCGCGGTCGCGGAGCGTCTGGTCGCGGCCGAACGCGCGCACCACGTCGACGGCGGGGCGGGCGGCGTCGGTACACGCGAGCAGCGAGAAGCCGCGAGAGACGAGCACGTCGGCGGCGAGGATCTCCATGTCGGCGTCGATGTCGGCCGCGGCGGTCGCCGCCGTCACCCACGGCTCCTCGCGGGCCACCGTGCGAGTGAGGCGTAACCCCTCGTAGATGAGCTGCACGCCCGCGGCGCGGTCGGCCACGTCGCCGAGGTCGACGTCGGGCTCCAGCGCGCGAGCGGTGACCAGCGCCAGCACGCCGGGCGTCACCGCCGCGTCGAGGAGCCGGTCGTCGAGGGCCTCGCGGAGCTGTTCGGGTTCGACGTCCGCGAGCGCATCGCGCGCGGCGTCACGCGCTCGCGCGGCATCGTCCATTGCCGTTCGGTAGACGAGCGAAGGGCAAAGACCTTTGGAAACGAACGGGATCCCGTCACGTGATCCGCACCCGAACCGACGGCGACGTGCGCGTCGTCACGCTCGACCGTCCCGAGGCGCGCAACGCGCTGCGACCCGCGGACCTGACCGCTCTCCGCGAGGCGTTCGACGGGGCCGAAGGCGACGGCCACCCGCCGGTCACGTACCTCCGCGGCGCGGGCGACGCCTTCTGCGCCGGCGCCGACCTCGACGCGGTCGCCGCGCTCGACGACCCGGCGGCGTTCGCCCGGCGGGGACAGCGGGCGGCCGCCGCGATCGAGGACTCTCCCTCGACCGTCGTCTGCGGGATCGACGGCCCGGCGCGCGGCGGCGGCGTGGAGCTGGCGCTGGCGGCGGACGTGAGAGCCGCGACCCCGCGAGCGACGCTGGGCGAGCCCGGCGTCTCCCTCGGGCTGTTCGGCGCTTGGGGCGGCACGGTCAGGCTTCCGCGCGTCATGGGCGAGGGTGACGCGCTGGACTTCGCGCTTTCGGGACGGGTCCTCGACGCGGAGGCCGCGCTGCGGACCGGGCTCGTTTCTCGGGTCGTCGACGACCCGCGCTCGGTGGCCGACGAGATCGCGGCGGGCGAGGCCGATGCGCTCGCGGCGATCAAGCGCCGGATCCGGGACCGGCGTGAGAGCGGGACGCAGGAAGATGCGGAGGCCGCGGCGTTCGCCGACCTTCACGACGCGCACGCGGCGGAGATCGCGCGACTGCGGGGAGAGTGAGCGACGAAGCGGCGACGGAGGCAACGACGTACCGCAGTCCCGATGTGACAGACTTAAGTAAGTCTCCGACCAACGCCAAGATGCGAAGCACGCACCGGTAGTGTAGTGGTATCACGCAACCTTGCCATGGTTGCAACCCGAGTTCAAATCTCGGCCGGTGCATTTTCCGAGCGAAGCGAGGAAAATCGCCGAGAGAGATTTGAACTCAGAAAGACGCAGCCCGCGCAGCGAACGGAGTGAGCGAGCAGGACCGTCTTTCCCTAGTTCAAATCTCGGCCGGTGTATCTTCTCAAACGTAGTGAGAAAACTCACCAAGAGAGATTTGAACGCTATCAGTTATTTATAAATCGACGGTAGATCGGCGGAACACACCTCCAAAGCCCCAGCCGCGAGGCGGACGCACACTCGCTGTCGCCCGAAAATCAGAGATTTTCGGGATGACGAGAGAGCTTTGCTCTCTCGAACCACGCTCCTCACTCGGTCGCTACCGCTCCCTCGTTGCGGTGCTTGCATCGTCTGCGCCCGCCTCGCGGCTGCCCCTTTGAGTCCCACCCCGCCCAGCACCGCACAGCACCTCACACCTCCCCAACCTCGTCGCTGGCACCCTCCGCTTCGCTCCGGGAGCCAGCGACTCCCTCGCGCGTGCTGCTCGGCCGCAGGGCGGCCTCGCAGGCACGCGCCACCGCCACGTTCATTTATAACTATCTCACACCGGGTCACAGTGCCATTTAAATACCGTCCGCGTTCGCGGCCGTGCCGCTCGTGACCGCGGCGCAAACGTCGGGCGGGCGGCGCTGACGCGGACAGACCCCGTCCGTTTAACAGCGCGTGCGTCCTCTGTTCGCGTATATGGTCGAGATTCTTCTCCTCGTCGGGATCGCGGTGGCGGCGTTCGTCGGATACAACATCGGTGGGGCGACGACGGGGCCTGCGTTCGGGCCGGCCGTCGGCGCGGACGTGTTGTCGAAGGCGGGCGCGGCGGCGCTGATGTCGGTGTTCTTCTTCGTCGGCGCCGGGACGCTGGGCCAGCGCGTGGTGACGACGCTGGGCGAGGACCTCGTCACCGGCGCGAACGTGTTCACGCTGGAGACGAGCATCATCGTCCTCTTCTTCATCGGCGGCGCGCTGTTCGTCGGCAACTTCGCCGGCGTGCCGGCGTCGACGTCGATGACGGCGGTCGGCGCCATCGCGGGGCTGGGCATCGCGACGGACACCCTCGACTGGGCGGTGATGGGCGAGATCGCGATCTGGTGGCTCGTCGCGCCGATCATCGGGTTCTGGGTGTCCGGCGTCGTCGGTCGCTACTTCTACTCGGCGATCGACCGCTGGGTGGCGATCGAAAGCACGGAGGGCGCGCTGTTCGAGCTCGACCGCTCCGGGCTCATTCCGCGGCCGGTCCTCGGCCCGAACACGACGCGCCGGGAGCTGACGGGCGGGGTCGTCGTCATCGCCATCGGCTGCCTGATGGCGTTCTCCTCGGGCACCTCGAACATCGCGAACGCCATCGCGCCGCTCGTCGCGCTCGACGGCGTGGAGATGACGCCGATGATCCTCCTCGGAAGCGCGGCGGTCGCGGTCGGCGCGTTCACCATCGCCCGCCGGACGCTCGACACGCTCGGCAACGACATCACCGACCTCCCGCTGACGGCCGCCATCGTCGTCGCGGTCGTCTCCTCGGGGATCGTCATCAGCCTCTCGGCGGTCGGCATCCCCGCCTCGTTCGTGATCATCGCGACGATGTCGATCGTCGGGCTCGGCTGGGGCCGCGCGACCCGCACGGTGACCGTGCGACAGGGGATCAGCGGCGAGAAGGAGCCGACGGTCTCGGTCGGCGCGCTCGCGGCCGACGAGATGCCGGAGATCGGCGAGGGCGACGCGAGCGATGTCCCCTCGGCGTCGGACCTGTTCAATCCGGCCACGAGCGCGCGGGTCGTGCTGATGCAAAACGTCGTGCCGATCCTCTCGACGGTGGGCGCGCTGGTGACGTTCACCGCGCTCTTCGCGTTCGTCTGGTAGGCGGCCTCCGCGGGCGCCGGGCGGTGCCCGCTACCTGTCGAGGGGCGCTCGCTACCTGCCGAACCGGCGCTGTCGGTCCTGGAAGTCCAAGACTGCGCGGAGGTACTCCCGCCTGCGGAAGTCGCGCCAGTTCACGTCGGTGAAGTAGAGCTCGGCGTACACCGACTGCCAGATGGCGAAGTCGGAGAGCCGCTCGGCGCCCGTCTTGATGACCAGGTCGGGCTCCTCGGGGAACAGCAGCCGCTCTGCGATGTCCGTCTCGTCGATCGCCTCGGGCCTCACCTCGCCGGCCGCGACGTCGCTCGCCAGGTCGCGGACCGCGCCGGCGAACTCCGCCTTGCCGCCGAGGCCGACCAGGATCCGAACCGGTGCGTCGGCGTCGTCGTCAGCGGCGGCGCCCGCCGCGGGGTCGCTGGCCGCCTCCGGCGAGCCGTCGTCGTCGGGACCACGGACCACCGTCTCGGCCGGCGCGTCGAGGCGGCGCAGCTCCCGGACGAGCGTCGGGGCGACCGCGCCGTCGAGGACGGAGACGGAGACGGTGACGCGCTCCGCGCCGTACTCGAACGCCCAGCCGATCGCCGACGACAGCGTGTCGAACGCGCCGTCGGCGAGGAGGTCGCGTTCGGTGAGGACCAAGGCGACGTGCGCCGGCGGCTCGGCGTCGTGGAGGCGGTGGCGCGTCGCGAGGTAGGCGTCGTAGAGACCCACGTGGGGAGGATCCGGTCGCGCATATAAATGGCTTCCCGCCGACGAGGGATTTAATTCGCCGACGCACCTACCTTGGGTAATGGCAGACAGCTACGGCGGGGTGTTCGGCGCGATCCCCTACGCGTTCCGCGCGACCGAGTCGTGGACCATGCGCGCGTACGCCGCGCTCGGCGCGCTGGCGGCCGGGTTCGTCGCGCTCGTCGTCACGCTCGCCCTCGTCGTCTGGATGGGCGAGACCGTCTCGGCGACCGGTGGGACGTTCCTCTTCTCGCGGTCGCTGTTCGTGGTCGCCGGGCTCGGCGCCGTCGGCCCGCTGCTCGCGCCGATCCTGTTCGTCGCCCGCCGCCACCGCCGCGGCGACCGGGTCGCGGCCACCTACGACCGGTGGATGGGCGTCGCCGGCTTCCTGTTCCTGCTCTCTTTATACCTCGGGATGGTCATCTCGGCGCCCGAGGGACTCAGGGACCCGACCGACTCCGCCGTGATCGGCGCGCTGTACGCGCTCCCGCAGCCGGCCGGGTTCGTCCCGCCCGTCGCGGCGGCGCTCGCCGTCTTCGCGACGCACTTCCGACTTCGCGGCGGGTCGGATGAAGGCGCGACGCCGGGCGGCGACGCGGCGGTCGACGACGAGACGGTCGACGGCCGCGACTCGACCGACCCCGGCGAGTCGACGTGAGCGGCCTCCCGCCCGTCGCGGCTCGAAAGCCGGAAGTCGCCCGAGCGTCTACCCGGCCGCAATGACCGACGAGAAGGAGAGCACGTTCCTCGTCACGCACGTCGAGAGCGACTCGGCCGTGCTGAAGGACGTCCACGACGGGCAGGTACACACGCTGAGCTCGAACCCCGGCCTCGACGTCGACGACGCCGTCGAGGCGACCGTCGCCCCCGACCCGCCGATGGAGGTCACCTATCAGGTGATCGAGGTCGCGGAGCGCCGGTCGCTGTCGATCGAGGAGAGCCCGGAGCCGCCGACCGTCCACGAGCGCGAGCTCGCCGCCGAGACGCCCACCGGGGAGCTCGCCCGCGAGGAGCGCGCGGGCGTCGGCGAGGTCCATGTCCTGACGCCGCCGGAGTCGGAGACGGAGGCGGCGGTCGACGACGTGATCGACGACCGCGAGGGGACGCTCTCGCGGGCGGCCCGGCTCGGCGTGAACCGCGTCGAGATCCGGTCGGAGCCCGGCGTCGTGGCGGTCCGATACCTCCCGTAGCGGAGGCGACCGGGACGCCGCAGCCTCGCAGATAAGAAGGCTTATTCGCGCCCGCGGAGGAAGCGGTATTTATGGTAGCGATCGAGGTGCCGGAGGTCAACTACACCGACTACTCGAACCGGCAGCTCGCGGCGGTGCCGCTCGCGTTTCTGGTCCTCGCATTGGCGATCATCGGCGGCTGGTTCGTGGCCACCGGTGCGCCGGCGAACATGGGACTAGAGTTCACCGGCGGCGTCGAGCTGCGAGTCGCAGCGGACGGAGGAAACGTCGAACAACAAGTTCAGACAGCGTTTGACCGCGAGCCTGACGCGGTCCGGACGATCCCCGGCGACGACGTCGTCGTCGTCACGTTCCAGGCGGCCGAAGACGACCCGGAGGGGCTCGCGAGCGACCTCCAGGACCAGGCGGAGGCGGCGGGACTGACGACGACCGCGGTCGACCAGGTGTCGCCGAGCTTCGCGAGCGACACCGCGCGTACCGCCCTCTTCGGCGTGGCGCTCGCGTTCCTCGGGATGAGCGTGCTCGTGTTCGCGCTGTTCCGGACGTTCGTTCCCTCGCTCGCGGTCGTCGCGTCCGCGTTCTCCGACCTCGTGATACCGGTCGCGGCGATGAACCTCCTCGGTATCCAGATGACGCTCGGGACGATCGCGGCGCTGCTGATGATCATCGGCTACAGCGTCGACTCGGACATCCTGTTGAACGACTCCGTGCTGCGCCGCACCGGCGAGTTCTACGAGTCGGTCAGCCGCGCGATGCGGACCGGGGTGACGATGACGCTCACCTCCATCGCCGCGATGGTCGTGATGGCGGTCGTCGCCTCGGTGTTCGGCGTCGGGCTCCTCCGTGACATCGGGATCATCCTCTCGGTCGGGCTGTGCGCCGACCTGATGAACACGTACCTGTTGAACGTCTCGCTGCTTCGCTGGTACAAGTTCGAGGGGGTGGCCCGGTAATGCTCGAACCGATCAAGGAGAACTGGCGGATCCTGCTGCTCGTCCTCGTCGTGATCGGGTCGACGGTGACGTTGTTCGGCCCCGGGTTCGGTCCGGAGCCGGCGCCCGGCGAGAGCGCGAGCGAGGCCAAACAGGGGATCACGAACCTCCAGTACGGGCTCGATCTCGCGGGCGGCACGCGCGTCCGCGCGCCGCTGTCGGGATACACCGCCACAGACGTGGCGCTCGGGGGTGAGAGTCCAGAGGCGGTCGCGGAGGCGGTCGCGGCCGAGTTGGACAACGCCTCCACGCGGGACATCGGCGTCGTTCCCGACGAGAGCGCGGTGGAGGTCACGGAGCCGTCCGTGACCGAGTCCCAGTTCCGCGCGGCGATGGACGCCGCCGGCTACGAGTACGACGGGATCCGCTCGGGCGTCACCGAGGAGACGCGAGAGGCGACGATAGAGATAATCCAAGGGAAGATCAACGAGGCGGGCCTCTCCGGCGGGAGCGTTCAGCAGGTCCAGTCGATCACCGGCGAGTACTTCATCCTCGTCGAGGTGCCGGGGCAGGGCCGGCAGGAAGTGATCGACCTCCTCGAGGACCGCGGGACCGTTCGGATCGACATCGCGTACCCCGACGGGAACGGCACCGCGGTCCAGGAGGGGGCGCTGATCCAAGACGACTTCGAGGAGATCGGGACCGCGACGCAGAGCGACCGCGGCACCGGAGCGTACGTGCCCGTTACCGTCCGCAACACCGCCGAAAGCGGGCAGTCGCCGGCACACGCCTTCCAAGACGCCGTGGCGCGGCGCGGCTTCGCCGACGCCTACCAAACCCAGGCGGACCGATGCGGATACAACTCGGAGACCGGGGAACTCGAGAACTCGAACCCGTGTCTGCTGCTCGTCGTCGACGGCGAGGTCGTCAACTCCTTCGGGATGGCCCCCGACCTGGCCGACAGCATGGCCGCCGGGTCGTGGGCTGAAACGGGGAACTTCCGGCTCACGACCGGCGAGTTCACCGAGGCGCAGACCATCTCGCTGAACCTCCGCGCCGGCGCGCTCCCGGCCGACCTCGACATCAGCGGCGAGGGGACCTCCTCGTCCATCTCGGCCTCGCAGGGGGAGAACTTCCGGACGTACTCGCTGATCATCGGCGTGCTCTCGGTGTTCGCCGTCGCCGGGATGGTGTTCCTCCGCTACCGGGAACCGCGGGTCGCCCTGCCGATGATCGTCACGGCGCTGGCCGAGGTGTACGCCCTGCTCGGGTTCGCGGCGCTGCTCGGTTACCCGCTCGAACTCGCGGTGATCGCCGGCTTCATCGCCGTGGTCGGGACCGGGGTCGACGACCTCGTCATCATCGCCGACCAGGTGATGAGCGAGGGCGACGTGAGCTCCCGGACGGTGTTCAACTCGCGCTTCCGTCAGGCGTTCTGGGTCATCGGCGCGGCCGCGGCCACGACCATCATCGCGATGTCGCCACTGATGGTGCTGTCGCTCGGGGACCTCTCCGGGTTCGCCATCTTCACCGTCCTCGGCGTGCTGATCGGCGTGCTGATCACCCGCCCCGCGTACGGCGACATCCTGCGCCGCCTGCTGACGGTCCGCTGAACCGCTCGGGACTCGCTGCCGTCTGGTTCTATTCTGAATCCGACGTTCGATCAGTTATCTCGCGTGTAAAACACCGTTTTTCTTGTTCGTGATCTCGGATGGGCCGCCGCTAGAGATCAGTCAAAAAATGAACGACGACCCGACAAACTATTAATTTAGACCGATCAAAACCGTCTATGCCCACCGACGCCGTCGAAGATTATCTCAAGGCGATCTATCGGATCGAGTCGCGGGCGGGGCCGCCCGTCTCCACCTCGCAGATCGCGGAGGCGCTCGACAAGACCCCCGCGACCGTGACGAGCATGGTGGAGACGCTCTCCGACCGGGGGCTGCTCTCCCGCGAGAAGTACAAGGGCGTCGAGCTCACGCCCGCCGGCGAGGTCGCCGCGCTGGAGGTCGTGCGCCGGCACCGGCTCATCGAGGCGTTCCTCGCCGAGCAGCTGGACTACGAGGCGACCGAGGTCCACGCCGAGGCCGACGCGCTCGAACACCACGTCAGCGAGGAGTTCACGCGGCGCGTCGAGAGCCTCCTCGACTACCCCGCCGCCGACCCGCACGGTGACCCGATCCCCCCGGCGGACCTGTCGACGCCGGAGGACGCCGGCACCGCGCTCGTCGCGGCCCTGGAGCCCGGTGAACGGGGGACCGTCGCCCGCATCAGCGACCGCGACCCCGACGTGTTGGAGTTCCTCGTCGACGCGGGGATCACCCCGGGCACGACCGTCGAGGTCGTCGACGTGGCCTCGTTCGGGCTGGTCACCGTCCGGACGAGCGACGGCGACGAACACGGGCTGCCGGAGGCGGTCGCGGACCGCGTGTACGTCCGCCGCGCCGCGGAGTCGAGCGCCGCCGGCGACGGGCAGGAGGCGAGCGACGCATGACGAGCTACGTCGAGATCCTCGTCGTCGCGTTCGCCGCCCAGCTCGCGGTGCTTCCGGGCGAGAAGGTCCAGCTGATGATCGCCGGGCTCGCGACGAAGTACGATCCGAAGATCGTCGTCGCCGCGGCCGGCTCCGCGTTCGCCGGGTGGACCGCCGTCGAGATCGCCTTCGGGCAGGCCCTCCAGTCGGCGCTGCCGCCGCTCGCGCTCAACGCCGCGACCGCGGTCCTGTTCTTCCTCTTCGCGGTGCTCCTGTACCGCTCCGCCCCGCCCCGCGGAACGAGCCCCGAGGCGGAGCGCACGGACGGCGGGATGGCCGCGTTCGACGACCTCTCGCTGCCGGGGCGGCTCGACCGATACTCGGGGTCGCTCGGCGGCTTCCTGCCCATCTTCGCGCTCACCGCGACCGGGGAGTTCGGGGACAAGACCCAGCTGGTCACGATCGGCTTGGCCGTCCAGTACGGCGCGACCTCCGCCATCTGGGTCGGCGAGATGCTCGCGATCATCCCGGTGAGCATCGCGAACGCGTACTTCTTCCACAAGTTCGCCGGACGGGTCGATATGCGGCTCGCGCACCTCGGCTCCGCGCTGCTGTTCGCCTTCTTCGGCGCGGACACCGTGCTGGCGATCG of Halorubrum trapanicum contains these proteins:
- a CDS encoding enoyl-CoA hydratase/isomerase family protein: MIRTRTDGDVRVVTLDRPEARNALRPADLTALREAFDGAEGDGHPPVTYLRGAGDAFCAGADLDAVAALDDPAAFARRGQRAAAAIEDSPSTVVCGIDGPARGGGVELALAADVRAATPRATLGEPGVSLGLFGAWGGTVRLPRVMGEGDALDFALSGRVLDAEAALRTGLVSRVVDDPRSVADEIAAGEADALAAIKRRIRDRRESGTQEDAEAAAFADLHDAHAAEIARLRGE
- a CDS encoding inorganic phosphate transporter translates to MVEILLLVGIAVAAFVGYNIGGATTGPAFGPAVGADVLSKAGAAALMSVFFFVGAGTLGQRVVTTLGEDLVTGANVFTLETSIIVLFFIGGALFVGNFAGVPASTSMTAVGAIAGLGIATDTLDWAVMGEIAIWWLVAPIIGFWVSGVVGRYFYSAIDRWVAIESTEGALFELDRSGLIPRPVLGPNTTRRELTGGVVVIAIGCLMAFSSGTSNIANAIAPLVALDGVEMTPMILLGSAAVAVGAFTIARRTLDTLGNDITDLPLTAAIVVAVVSSGIVISLSAVGIPASFVIIATMSIVGLGWGRATRTVTVRQGISGEKEPTVSVGALAADEMPEIGEGDASDVPSASDLFNPATSARVVLMQNVVPILSTVGALVTFTALFAFVW
- a CDS encoding undecaprenyl diphosphate synthase family protein; this encodes MGLYDAYLATRHRLHDAEPPAHVALVLTERDLLADGAFDTLSSAIGWAFEYGAERVTVSVSVLDGAVAPTLVRELRRLDAPAETVVRGPDDDGSPEAASDPAAGAAADDDADAPVRILVGLGGKAEFAGAVRDLASDVAAGEVRPEAIDETDIAERLLFPEEPDLVIKTGAERLSDFAIWQSVYAELYFTDVNWRDFRRREYLRAVLDFQDRQRRFGR
- a CDS encoding DUF5812 family protein, giving the protein MTDEKESTFLVTHVESDSAVLKDVHDGQVHTLSSNPGLDVDDAVEATVAPDPPMEVTYQVIEVAERRSLSIEESPEPPTVHERELAAETPTGELAREERAGVGEVHVLTPPESETEAAVDDVIDDREGTLSRAARLGVNRVEIRSEPGVVAVRYLP
- the secF gene encoding protein translocase subunit SecF, encoding MVAIEVPEVNYTDYSNRQLAAVPLAFLVLALAIIGGWFVATGAPANMGLEFTGGVELRVAADGGNVEQQVQTAFDREPDAVRTIPGDDVVVVTFQAAEDDPEGLASDLQDQAEAAGLTTTAVDQVSPSFASDTARTALFGVALAFLGMSVLVFALFRTFVPSLAVVASAFSDLVIPVAAMNLLGIQMTLGTIAALLMIIGYSVDSDILLNDSVLRRTGEFYESVSRAMRTGVTMTLTSIAAMVVMAVVASVFGVGLLRDIGIILSVGLCADLMNTYLLNVSLLRWYKFEGVAR
- a CDS encoding preprotein translocase subunit SecD gives rise to the protein MLEPIKENWRILLLVLVVIGSTVTLFGPGFGPEPAPGESASEAKQGITNLQYGLDLAGGTRVRAPLSGYTATDVALGGESPEAVAEAVAAELDNASTRDIGVVPDESAVEVTEPSVTESQFRAAMDAAGYEYDGIRSGVTEETREATIEIIQGKINEAGLSGGSVQQVQSITGEYFILVEVPGQGRQEVIDLLEDRGTVRIDIAYPDGNGTAVQEGALIQDDFEEIGTATQSDRGTGAYVPVTVRNTAESGQSPAHAFQDAVARRGFADAYQTQADRCGYNSETGELENSNPCLLLVVDGEVVNSFGMAPDLADSMAAGSWAETGNFRLTTGEFTEAQTISLNLRAGALPADLDISGEGTSSSISASQGENFRTYSLIIGVLSVFAVAGMVFLRYREPRVALPMIVTALAEVYALLGFAALLGYPLELAVIAGFIAVVGTGVDDLVIIADQVMSEGDVSSRTVFNSRFRQAFWVIGAAAATTIIAMSPLMVLSLGDLSGFAIFTVLGVLIGVLITRPAYGDILRRLLTVR
- a CDS encoding metal-dependent transcriptional regulator, which codes for MPTDAVEDYLKAIYRIESRAGPPVSTSQIAEALDKTPATVTSMVETLSDRGLLSREKYKGVELTPAGEVAALEVVRRHRLIEAFLAEQLDYEATEVHAEADALEHHVSEEFTRRVESLLDYPAADPHGDPIPPADLSTPEDAGTALVAALEPGERGTVARISDRDPDVLEFLVDAGITPGTTVEVVDVASFGLVTVRTSDGDEHGLPEAVADRVYVRRAAESSAAGDGQEASDA
- a CDS encoding TMEM165/GDT1 family protein, whose translation is MTSYVEILVVAFAAQLAVLPGEKVQLMIAGLATKYDPKIVVAAAGSAFAGWTAVEIAFGQALQSALPPLALNAATAVLFFLFAVLLYRSAPPRGTSPEAERTDGGMAAFDDLSLPGRLDRYSGSLGGFLPIFALTATGEFGDKTQLVTIGLAVQYGATSAIWVGEMLAIIPVSIANAYFFHKFAGRVDMRLAHLGSALLFAFFGADTVLAIATGFSVWETFVGAVGGLVAGLF